The Flavobacterium sp. 102 genomic interval ATCAATATTAAGAATAAAAAATGGGAAGCCGATTTTTCTCCGGTAGATGAAATGGGACATACTTTTGTTGATACCGAATATACAAAGGCTTATTTACGTCATTTGTTCGCTGCCAATGAATATCTTGGAAAGCAAATTGCAACCATACACAACTTAGGTTTCTATATGTGGTTGGTTCGTGAAGCCAGAAAACATATCTTAGCCGGAGATTTCAGAACTTGGAAAGACATGATGGTAAAACAAATGAGCCAAAGGCTTTAAAGTTGTAGGTTCTAAGTTGTAGGTTCTTGGTTAAAAGAACAGCAACTTACAACATACAACTCACAACATATAACTATGCTAAAAATAATTGACAAATACATCCTAAAACGTTACTTAGTCACATTCTCCGTGATGTTGCTAATGTTTATTCCTATCGGAATTGTGATTGATGTTTCGGAGAAAGTCAACAGAATGATTGAAAACAAAGTGCCTTTCAAAGAAATTGCTTGGTACTATCTTGACTTCACGATTTATTTTGCCAATTTATTATTTCCTATATTTTTATTTCTTTCGGTGATTTGGTTTACCTCAAAATTGGCCAACAACACCGAGATTATTGCCATCTTAAGCTCTGGGATTTCTTTTTCTCGATTTTTGCGCCCTTATATAGTCGGTGCTACTATCATATCCATATTTGCACTGATTATGAGTATTTTTTTAGTGCCAAGTGCCAGTGCCGGATTTAAGAATTTCAGGTATAAATACTTAATTGGTAACGGACGCAATGAGGTTCGAGACAATTCAGATGTGTTTCGCCAAATAAGCAAAGACGAATATCTTTTTGTGACTAATTTCAATGACTTGTCTAAAATGGCATTCAACTTTTCTCTGGAGAAATTTGAAGGAGACAAATTAAAATACAAATTGGTCGCCAACAGAATCAAGTGGAATCCAAAAACCAAAAACTACACTTTGTTCAATTACAGTAAAAGAAAAGTAGGTGAATTTGGTGATATCATTGAAAGAGGCGAAAAAAAGGATACCGTTTTTAACTTTGATTTAGAAGATTTAACACCGGTGGTTTACATAGCGGAAACGTTACCGCTAAATGAATTGCACAAGTTCATCGACAAAGAAAAAGCCCGTGGTTCGTCAAATATTAACACCTATATGGTAGTGCTTTACAAAAAGTACAGTATTCCGGTTTCCGCTTTTATTTTAACCATTATTGCGGTAGCAGTTTCGGCCATGAAACGACGTGGCGGAATGGGAGCCAATTTGGCTATCGGAATTGTATTGGCTTTTGCTTTTGTCTTCTTAGATAAAGTCTTTGGGGTTTTGGCTGAAAAATCAACAGCACCACCAATGTTGGCGGTTTGGACACCCAATATTGTTTTCGGACTCTTAGCGATTTATCTTTTAAGAAATGCCAAACGATAATCTAAAAAGCTATTTAAATCTTCACTTGATTGTATTCATTTGGGGATTTACAGCCATACTTGGTGCCTTAATTACCCTTGATGCTTTGCCTTTGGTTTGGTTCCGAATGCTTTTTGCTGTTGGCTTTATTGCCATTTATATTTACTACAAAAAGTTGCCGTTAAAAGTACCGATGAAGATTTTGATGCAGTTCCTTTTTTCGGGATTGATAATTGCTTTGCACTGGTTTACCTTTTTTCATGCGATTAAAATCTCCAATGTTTCCATTACTTTGGCTTGTCTTTCCACCGGCGCTTTATTTGCTTCTGTACTCGAACCGATTTTATATGGTAAAAAGATAGTTTGGTACGAATTGCTATCCGGACTTGTTGCGATAATAGGATTGTATTTCGTCGCTATTTCCGCGGATACCGGAACAGAGGGATTACTTAAAGCCATATTTAATGGTGGAAATAAATACCTATTTGGAATCGGATTTGCTTTGATTTCTGCCTTCCTTTCTGCCTTATTTGCAGTAATAAACAGTAGATTAGTCAAATCTTATGATGCCACCGTGATTTCCTTTTATGAACTCAGTGGTGGCGTAGTGTTTTTCTCTTTTCTCTTGTTATTTTTTGGCAGTTTCAAACCTGAATTCTTTCAACTTTCCGCTAAAGATTTAATGTACTTATTGATATTGAGTTCGGTTTGTACCGCTT includes:
- a CDS encoding DMT family transporter → MPNDNLKSYLNLHLIVFIWGFTAILGALITLDALPLVWFRMLFAVGFIAIYIYYKKLPLKVPMKILMQFLFSGLIIALHWFTFFHAIKISNVSITLACLSTGALFASVLEPILYGKKIVWYELLSGLVAIIGLYFVAISADTGTEGLLKAIFNGGNKYLFGIGFALISAFLSALFAVINSRLVKSYDATVISFYELSGGVVFFSFLLLFFGSFKPEFFQLSAKDLMYLLILSSVCTAYAFIASTAVMKFLSPYTVMLTINLEPIYGIILAVLIFEEKEKMSFEFYIGAAIILLTVILNAILKSRKASLNKG
- a CDS encoding LptF/LptG family permease, yielding MLKIIDKYILKRYLVTFSVMLLMFIPIGIVIDVSEKVNRMIENKVPFKEIAWYYLDFTIYFANLLFPIFLFLSVIWFTSKLANNTEIIAILSSGISFSRFLRPYIVGATIISIFALIMSIFLVPSASAGFKNFRYKYLIGNGRNEVRDNSDVFRQISKDEYLFVTNFNDLSKMAFNFSLEKFEGDKLKYKLVANRIKWNPKTKNYTLFNYSKRKVGEFGDIIERGEKKDTVFNFDLEDLTPVVYIAETLPLNELHKFIDKEKARGSSNINTYMVVLYKKYSIPVSAFILTIIAVAVSAMKRRGGMGANLAIGIVLAFAFVFLDKVFGVLAEKSTAPPMLAVWTPNIVFGLLAIYLLRNAKR